One Lepisosteus oculatus isolate fLepOcu1 chromosome 4, fLepOcu1.hap2, whole genome shotgun sequence genomic window, ttcAGATATTAGGGCTACTCTTACTGCTAAGAGATATATGTGCATACACTTGCCATTAAACATCATCCGGCATATTTTTATTCAGATTAATATACTTACTTTGCCTGCGATCATTGGTTACAAAAGTAAATATATCTTTTTTTGTCAAATCTTAAAACAATGAATTCTATAGTATGCTGCATCATTAATAGCAGTACAATAAGACCTTCATAGAGTTCTGCTTTGTTCAAGTGACGTGTATGTAAAGTGTCTGAGTCGGTGCGCCAATCACAGTGCACCCTCAGTCAATTTTATCCAATGGGAGATATGAACATGCAGGTGGCAGTGTGGTTATCAGTGCATCCCGCTCTGTTCTGATCTCAGCTTGAGTCAATTTCACAGGAAAGTCGACCCTGATGCTAACTATCAAAAGCACTAAAAAACATCATCTGATCTTCTGACTTCCAAGTGGATATTCATTCTGGACAGATGCGACAAAGTGACTGTCTGAAATCAAAGACCGACTTCTTTGATAGCGGCTTCGACCTCAGAAGTTACTTCGCAGCGAAACTTTTAACTCTTGTGTCTGAACTCAGAAACTGAAACTGACAACATCTCCAAGACACTGAACTGCAGGGTCTGAAATCAACTTCAAAAGCCCCTCCGGTACAGGTCTTGTAATTGTTGTAAAGCCTGGGGGCTTTTGGTTGTTGATGATCACAAATGTTAGCGGTGGGGCAGATGGATACTAATCGCCAGAGTGCTTTCGTCCTGGGCAGTACACCGCTGGCAGCACTTCATAACATGGCTGAAATGAAGACATCTTTATTCCCTTATGCTTTGCAGAATCCCTCAGGTTTCAAGGCACCTTCGCTAACAAGTTTGAACACTCAGATCCCTTTGGGGACGCCACATGGAATTAGTGATATCTTGGGCAGACCGATAACTACAGCCGGAAATCTCCTTTCTGGACTCCCAAGGATAAATGGACTTGCCACTTCAGCAGGAATGTACTTTAACCCGGCTGCTGTTTCCCGATATCCAAAGCCTCTGACGGAACTCCCGGGGAGAGCTCCAATATTTTGGCCTGGTGTTATGCAGGGATCGCCCTGGAGAGACCCGCGAGTCCCATGTCCGGGTAAGTTTCTTCTATGTGTTGTATATATGCAATTTCTGGTGACTGTGACTTTCAAAGGGGAAATCAACTTTTAATTAAAGCAGAATGCACAGCATGCTAAGAATAATATTACTGAGcatctttttaaataacatgGATAGCTAAAAGAGAAAGCATACATTTAAACATTGGAGGCATTTTTAGATGGAACCAGTTTTTGGAAAAGGGAGACTATACTTTTTTGGAAGATTTTAAAACGACagagattttaaaacaaaataatttattttatatgaatGGATTTTTgcaaatatgttttgaaaaagcACCATCttgtatttgaaagaaaaacaacattaaaaagtatAATTCTTCTGTTAGAGTTTAGTTAATGTTTTTTCCAAGTTGTCTTTTCTATGGTTACACTGCTGTTAAACCACTCGTGTTTTAAacgttttttcttttgttttccttaactTTAAGAGTTTTACTGTTAGGTTAAATCAAAGGTGTATGTGTTCCTTCTTTAACAAGTGTATATTAACTCgccttttatatttattttagcgCAAACTAACATGGTTCTTGATAAAGACGGAAAGAAGAAACATTCTAGACCTACATTTTCAGGACAACAAATTTTTGCATTGGAGAAAACGTTTGAACAGACAAAATACTTGGCAGGACCCGAGAGAGCTCGCTTAGCTTATTCCCTGGGTATGACGGAGAGTCAAGTGAAGGTAAGCATGGATTCATTTTCACCGTGGTTTaactttataaatgtataacACATTGAAAAGGATTGAAAGCAAGATAGCCATTCCGTCACCAGTGCGAAGATCGACGTTATAAACCAACTTATGATTTTCAAAATGGTCTGAATtaccaaaaaaaatatatattgttgtTATCAGAATATAAGCGGAAGACTGCACTAGTGGGaattggaaagaaaaataaaactttccgTTCAGGCATAGCTAAATGTACTGTGTGATATGTGAAGACAGCCGTAAATGCACATAAAAAAGCTGAACTGCTTTCACAATGAGTGAAAATCTaagtttctattaaaaaaacgtACAACAATCAGcaacctaataataataatactttattCGTCTTAATTGTTAATAAACACGTATTTGCAATAGAAacaaataattgaaatgaaagaGGTAGAAGTAAcacgtactgtatgttccttttTATAGGTTTAACACAGTTTCTTAAATTTCAACAGGTATGGTTTCAAAACAGAAGAACCAAATGGAGGAAGAGACACGCGGCGGAAATGGCATCAGCCAAAAAGAAACACGattcagaaacagaaaagtTGAAGGAAAGTTCGGACAATGAGGATGATGACGAATATAATAAACCTCTGGACCCAAATTCTGATGACGAAAAAATAACGagactgctgaaaaaacacaaagccaCGAATTTAGGTCTTATAAGCCCCTGCAGTAACAGTTCGGACACGTTGTGATGACACATTATGTACAAAGACTTTCAAATATTCCAATACGCTTTTAAAGCTGATTTAACCAGGGTATACAATGTTTAAAAACGAGTCGAGAAATGCAACTTGGTGTTGTAAGTGATAAGTGTTGTACAGACGATAATGTATGTgagatgtatatattttttactaaGTTATGTACTTAACGGTATACAGAACATggaatgcaactttttttttgttcaggcGTTTTCaaaatcttcactttttttgttttacagaatcGTGGCACCTAACAATcagtttcatatatatatataattcctGTTCTGTATAGGTTTAAATCCATCAATCTGGTATATGTAAAAAGTGCAAAtgttgtttattataatgtaaaaaaaaaactttaattttctcCACAACAACAGATTTTTACCATTTGAAGGAATTTATGTTTTTACCTCattaaacaaaatagaaaaattgGAAAATTCTTTTATGTTGAAAAAAAGATAATATTGATTCCACAAGAGTTGGAAAACACTTTGTATtatcaataaattatttaacaacattttgctttaaaatatcTTATTTTGATGTTTTATCCGTGTAATTCTTAAGTAATCACCTCTATTTAATAGCAGCacattacatatatattttaatattcttattaaaaaatctTGTTATACATGGGGTAACCTCTTCGCGTTCGAAATGTATCCGAGGTATTTGGAATCCTTAACATATTGTTACTGTGAGAATGGAATAAGATGAGTTATTTGAATTTAATGTTAGCAATGAACTCTTTCAATTCCTTATGATATATATTAAACCGAAAAGGACTTGTGCAATATGCACAATGGTTTTacacaaaactgtaaaaaggtggTCATTTTCAATTGTATTTTCAAGTGGTAATCATGAATGGAATCTTTGGGCTTTTCTTGACGTTTCAAAATCAAATTACAGATACAATAAACAAGATCAGTTTAATAGAAGAACTTCAATAGGTTTTGTTACGGTAATTCGTCTTCCAATTTTTTAGAGACATATATTGAAATGTCTTTTAATAGGTTGAGATTCCCttgaatttattttcttccttcaCGCGGAAACACCCACAAATTCAATCCTAACGGTTGAAATCACCCGCACaacctattaataattataattcctatattttaaaagcagaaatTGCAGAGGTCGTAAGAACTCCAATCAAATGCAGCTCGAAAAAAGGACGTCCAAAAATAGAGAAATGATTAAATTACTGTTCCATTAGGTTGTGGCGTTAAGATTAAATCACACATATAAATCCATGTATATCGATTTTAAGTAATATGCATGTCTCAGAAAGATATCCGCCTCcctttataaattatttaataataatattctggTGTAACGTGTTTACTCTTTTTCTGATGCAAGGCTCCTCGGAAGGATTGTATGCTGTCAAAtcgaatttaaaaatatatatatattttttttcttcattttcttcgTTTAGACACTCAATGCTTAAAAGCAACAGTTAAATACCCGAAAACCATTTGCACGCATTTCCCAAATTCAGCAAGGAAAGATCTCCCCTTGAACACCCAACCAGAAAAGGTgcctgtgaaatattttttctttaaaaaaagacatcatttgaaaagtgaaaaaaaacagtctatATAAAACACTACGCAATTAAAAATCGTGTTGACcgataatataatttaatcatttccacattttaatgttttacctTTTGTAACTAACTAGGACTGGGAAAATAGTATAGTTGAATGTGTTGTCTACAGTTACTATTCTCATTCTCCTCATAATCTAGACAAAACGCCTCatgtaaaaactatttttaacgttttaagaactctggtgaaatttctagATTTACAAGCATCCTGCAATTCTGTCTCGTTAACAttatgatgtttttgttttattcaaacGGTCTAGAAAACAAGTGAACGAAACCGCGACGTTTCTAAGGTTGCTCCAACTTCTTCTTCAGTTCTGATCACGTATTCagttctgtatttaaaaattatgtttaatgaacaatactGACGAGAGTAATcggatt contains:
- the nkx6.2 gene encoding homeobox protein Nkx-6.2, with the protein product MLAVGQMDTNRQSAFVLGSTPLAALHNMAEMKTSLFPYALQNPSGFKAPSLTSLNTQIPLGTPHGISDILGRPITTAGNLLSGLPRINGLATSAGMYFNPAAVSRYPKPLTELPGRAPIFWPGVMQGSPWRDPRVPCPAQTNMVLDKDGKKKHSRPTFSGQQIFALEKTFEQTKYLAGPERARLAYSLGMTESQVKVWFQNRRTKWRKRHAAEMASAKKKHDSETEKLKESSDNEDDDEYNKPLDPNSDDEKITRLLKKHKATNLGLISPCSNSSDTL